A region of the Curtobacterium flaccumfaciens pv. betae genome:
TGTGCCGCGGGCGTGAGGCACCGCGCCGCGTCGTGCACGAGCACCGTGTCGACGGAGTCCGGCAGGACCGCCAGGCCGGCCTCGACCGAACCATGGCGATCCGTGCCTCCGGCGACGACGGCCGTGTACGCGACCGCAGCACCCGCGACCGAACCGACCACCTGCCGGCACTCGTCCAGGTGCGACGCCGGTGCGACCACGACGACGAGCGTCGGTGACGGCAAGGCGAACAGGGGTTCGAGCGCCCGCGCGAGCATGAGCGAACCGGCCACGGGCACGAACGCCTTCGCGGTCTCGATGCCGAGCCGGGTGCCGGAGCCGGCCGCAACGACGACGACCGCCCGGTCCACCCCTTCGGGGAACCGTGCGGTCGTCGTTCGTGCTGTCGTGTTCAGTGCGCTGTCGTCAGGCTCAGGAAGCCAGGACCTCGTCGAGGACGGTCGATGCCTTGTCCTCGTCGGTCTTCTCGGCCAGCGCGAGCTCGGAGATCAGGATCTGCCGGGCCTTGGCCAGCATCCGCTTCTCACCCGCGGAGAGCCCGCGGTCCTGATCGCGCCGCCAGAGGTCGCGGACGACCTCGGACACCTTGATGACGTCACCGGAAGCGAGCTTCTCGAGGTTCGCCTTGTAGCGGCGTGACCAGTTGGTGGGCTCTTCCGTGAACGGCGCCCGGAGGACCTCGAACACCTTGTCGAGTCCTTCCTTGCCGATCACGTCGCGGACGCCGACCAGGTCGACGTTGTCCGCCGGGACCTCGATCGTCAGGTCACCCTGCGTCACCCGCAGTTTCAGGTAGACCTTCTCCTCGCCCTTGATGACGCGAGTCTTGACTTCAGAGATGGTTGCCGCCCCGTGATGGGGGTAGACGACGGTCTCGCCGACCTCGAATTGCATGTATCAGGCTCCGTTCCCAGACATCCAGTTTACCACAGGGGCCGTTCCGGTAAGGGGACCCTCAACGCTCACCCCTCCCGGTGATCGCTAGGATGGGCGCGGGGACCGCCCGGTCCTCATCGTGACTTACGGAGGAATCTCTTGCGACCTCGGGTACTCGTGTCCGTCGCCGTTGCGGCAACCATCGCGCTCGGCGCCACCGGGTGCGAGTTCATGTCGCCGGCCCACACCGTCGACATCAAGCAGATCACCGACGGCGTGGACGTCTCGACCGGCAAGGTCGACGTGCGGAACGCCCTCCTGATCTCGGACGACGGTGAGAGCGCCCGCTTCATCGGCACGCTCGTGAACAACGACGACCAGGACGACTACACCGTCTCGATCGAGATCGGCGGCGACACCCAGACCGTCGACGTGCCGGCGAACACCCACGTCGACCTCGCCATGGCCGCGGGTGCGGGCAGCGACGACGAGTCGAGCGTGCAAGAGGGCGACACCACGCAGGGCACCACCGCCGGTGACGCCGAGCCGATCGTGTTCGACAACGCGGACGCGAAGCCCGGTTCGCTCGTCAAGGTCTACTTCAGCTACCCCGACGCCGAGGGCGTCTCGGCGAACGTGCCGGTGCTGACGAGCTCGCAGGAGGAGTACCAGACCCTCGCGCCGAGCCCGACCCCGACGCCCACCTCGACGTCGCCGTCCGAGAGCGGCGCACAGTCGACCGGCGAGGCCGTCCCCGGCACGCAGCCCACCGACTCGCAGACGGATTCGTCCGAGGGCGACAACGGCACCAACTGACGCCGACGGGCGCGGCTGACACCGCGCCCGGATCGTTCGCACAGGAGGCCCGGTGCGAGTCCCTGGGACTCGCACCGGGCCTCCTGTCCGTCCGCCTCAGGCCTCGATGCGGTAGCCGAGGCCGCGGACCGTCACCAGGATCTCGGGGGTCGACGGGACCCGCTCGATCTTCGAGCGGATGCGCTTGATGTGCACGTCGAGGGTCTTGGTGTCGCCGAAGTAGTCGGAACCCCACACACGGTCGATGAGCTGCCCGCGGGTCAGCACACGGCCGGCGTTCCGGAGCAGCAGTTCGAGGAGCTCGAACTCCTTGAGCGGCATCGGGGTCTCGGACCCGTCGACCGACACCGTGTGCCGCTCGACGTCCATCCGGATGCCGCCGACCTGCAGGATCCCGCTGTCCGCCGGGTCGTCCTCGGTCCGGCGACGGAGCACGGCACGGATCCGGGCCAGGAGCTCCCGGGTCGAGTACGGCTTCGTCACGTAGTCGTCGGCGCCGAGCTCGAGCCCGACGACGATGTCCACCTCCGAGTCCTTCGCGGTCAGCATGATGATCGGCGCGTTCGACCGGGTCCGGATCTGCCGGCACACCTCGGTGCCGCTCAGGCCCGGCAGCATGAGGTCGAGGAGCACCAGGTCGGGGTTCTCCGCGTCGAACTTCGACAGCGCGGTCACGCCGTCGGCAGCGACGGAGGTCTCGTACCCCTCACGCTGCAGCAGGAACTCCAGGGGCTCGCTCAGGGCCGGCTCGTCGTCGACGATGAGGATCTTGGTCACGATGGCTGCTCTTCCAGTTGCTCTTCGAGTGCTGTGGTCAGTTCGGGATCTGCCTCGGGCAGACGGATGGTGAAGGTCGAGCCCTTGCCGGGCTGCGACCAGACGCGCACGTCACCACCGTGGTTGCTGACGACGTGCTTGACGATCGCGAGCCCGAGGCCGGTGCCCCCGGTGGCGCGCGACCGTGCGGGATCGACACGGTAGAACCGTTCGAAGACGCGGTCGAGGTCGGCCTCGGGGATGCCGACGCCCTGGTCGGTGATCGCGATCTCGACGAAGCCCTTCGACGACCGCACGCCGACACCGACGCGGGTGTTGTCCGGCGAGTACTTCACCGCGTTGGCGATGAGGTTCGACACCGCGACCTGCAGCAGCCCGCGATCGCCCATCACCCGCAGCTTCGACTTCTTGGCGCGGATGATCTCGATCGAGCGGGCGCGGGCGACGACCTCGTTCGCGTCGATCGCGGCCTGCACGATCTTGTCGATGCCGGTCTCCTCGCTGTTCTCGAGCGCGTCGACGGACTGCAGCCGGGACAGCTCGATGATGTCCTTCGTCAGCGCCCCGAGCCGCTCGGACTCGGTGATCAGCTGCGCGGCGAACTTCTTCACGTGCGCGGGGTCGTCGGCGGCGAGGACGAGGGTCTCGGACAGCAGGCCGATCGCGCCGATCGGCGTCTTCAGTTCGTGCGAGATGTTGGCGACGAAGTCGCGCCGGACCTCGTCGATGCGCCGGCTCTCGGTCAGGTCGTCGGCCGTGAGCAGGACGTACCGGTTGCCGAGCTGGGCGGCACGGAAGCTGAGGTAGCCGATGAGCTCCCCGTGGCGGCCGCGCGGCAGCTCGAGGTCCTCCGACCCCATCTCCCCGCTCTTGCGCACCCGGTCGATGAGCTCGAGCAGTTCGTGGTGCACCAGGCGTCGGCGCACGACGAGCCCCGCAGTGAGGGCCTGGGGGGATGCCGCGACGACGGTGTTCGACGGGTCGATGACGACCGCCGGGTTGTGCATCGTCGCGATGACCGCTGCGACGCCGTCCGGCAGGGTCCGCTCC
Encoded here:
- a CDS encoding CarD family transcriptional regulator — encoded protein: MQFEVGETVVYPHHGAATISEVKTRVIKGEEKVYLKLRVTQGDLTIEVPADNVDLVGVRDVIGKEGLDKVFEVLRAPFTEEPTNWSRRYKANLEKLASGDVIKVSEVVRDLWRRDQDRGLSAGEKRMLAKARQILISELALAEKTDEDKASTVLDEVLAS
- a CDS encoding sensor histidine kinase, whose product is MDNAWLVPLSMLLGGVFGAGVVVLIITAERTARAADVAERTLPDGVAAVIATMHNPAVVIDPSNTVVAASPQALTAGLVVRRRLVHHELLELIDRVRKSGEMGSEDLELPRGRHGELIGYLSFRAAQLGNRYVLLTADDLTESRRIDEVRRDFVANISHELKTPIGAIGLLSETLVLAADDPAHVKKFAAQLITESERLGALTKDIIELSRLQSVDALENSEETGIDKIVQAAIDANEVVARARSIEIIRAKKSKLRVMGDRGLLQVAVSNLIANAVKYSPDNTRVGVGVRSSKGFVEIAITDQGVGIPEADLDRVFERFYRVDPARSRATGGTGLGLAIVKHVVSNHGGDVRVWSQPGKGSTFTIRLPEADPELTTALEEQLEEQPS
- a CDS encoding response regulator transcription factor translates to MTKILIVDDEPALSEPLEFLLQREGYETSVAADGVTALSKFDAENPDLVLLDLMLPGLSGTEVCRQIRTRSNAPIIMLTAKDSEVDIVVGLELGADDYVTKPYSTRELLARIRAVLRRRTEDDPADSGILQVGGIRMDVERHTVSVDGSETPMPLKEFELLELLLRNAGRVLTRGQLIDRVWGSDYFGDTKTLDVHIKRIRSKIERVPSTPEILVTVRGLGYRIEA